One genomic window of Psychrobacter cibarius includes the following:
- a CDS encoding lysozyme inhibitor LprI family protein: MKATIIKHSIGKTALALLTSAAFMFPMLSWGAQNCDKPNNDFDDLYCLTKVYLEADKELNSSYAKLAKQLNSQQKSKLKRGQLAWIRERNDQCSYNNDEGFFVNMGCATRVTTERVNFLNDRVRECSAGSCRDSRLGE; the protein is encoded by the coding sequence ATGAAAGCGACTATTATCAAGCACTCTATAGGCAAAACAGCTTTAGCGCTGCTAACGTCTGCGGCTTTTATGTTTCCTATGCTGTCATGGGGCGCGCAAAACTGTGATAAACCCAATAATGATTTTGATGATTTATATTGCTTAACGAAAGTATATTTGGAGGCAGATAAAGAGCTGAATAGTTCTTATGCAAAATTGGCTAAGCAGTTAAATAGCCAGCAAAAATCCAAACTCAAACGTGGACAATTGGCGTGGATACGCGAGCGTAATGACCAATGTAGTTATAATAATGATGAAGGATTTTTTGTCAATATGGGATGTGCGACTCGGGTGACAACTGAGCGAGTGAACTTCTTAAATGATCGTGTGCGTGAATGTAGCGCTGGCAGTTGCCGCGACAGCCGCTTAGGCGAGTAG
- the ndk gene encoding nucleoside-diphosphate kinase, with protein MANERTLSIIKPDAVAGNNIGAIYDRFEKSGLKIVAAKMMQLDDKKAGGFYAEHAERPFYKDLVSFMTSGPVLVSVLEGENAIAKHRDIMGATNPKDAAEGTIRADFASSIDENAVHGSDSAESAAREISYFFNEEEVCARTR; from the coding sequence ATGGCTAACGAACGTACTTTATCTATCATCAAACCTGACGCAGTAGCTGGCAACAACATCGGCGCTATCTACGATCGTTTTGAAAAATCAGGTCTAAAAATTGTTGCCGCTAAAATGATGCAACTTGATGATAAAAAAGCGGGCGGTTTTTACGCTGAGCACGCTGAGCGTCCATTCTACAAAGATCTAGTGTCATTTATGACTTCAGGTCCAGTATTGGTATCTGTATTAGAAGGCGAAAATGCGATCGCTAAGCATCGTGATATCATGGGTGCTACTAACCCAAAAGACGCCGCTGAAGGCACTATTCGTGCTGACTTCGCTAGCAGCATCGATGAAAACGCGGTTCATGGTTCAGATTCAGCTGAATCAGCAGCACGTGAAATCAGCTACTTCTTCAATGAAGAAGAAGTTTGTGCACGTACGCGTTAA
- the rlmN gene encoding 23S rRNA (adenine(2503)-C(2))-methyltransferase RlmN, translated as MSTAQTPIQTDVQHVPAKTTKSIKLVDEAQAKTNLLGMTQAQLAEYFKSIGEKPFRSTQVIKWIYQQGVTDFEQMTNLSKSLRDKLSANACVIPPKVIHRQYSDDGTRKWVFEVTGGSLVETVLIPADDSKLNGRKTLCISSQVGCALDCSFCSTGKQGFERDLTAAEILGQLWVANASYMTDGNDSLENVDHSLWENNVTNVVMMGMGEPLLNYRPVVSSMELMLSDHAYGLSKRRVTLSTSGVVPKMYELAQELDVALAISLHAPNDELRNELVPINKKYPLEQLMAAARNYVFEVNPRHKKHVTIEYVMLDGVNDSNEHAEQLVALLGDLPSKINLIPFNPFPHANYDKSSNNRIHAFSNILSEAGFVCTIRQTRGDDIDAACGQLVGQVADRTRRSAAWQQSIKDRESV; from the coding sequence ATGTCAACTGCTCAAACTCCTATTCAAACTGACGTCCAACACGTACCTGCTAAGACTACTAAGAGTATAAAATTAGTAGACGAGGCGCAGGCGAAAACCAATCTACTAGGTATGACCCAAGCGCAGCTGGCGGAATACTTTAAGAGTATTGGCGAAAAGCCGTTTCGCTCGACGCAAGTCATCAAGTGGATATATCAGCAGGGTGTCACTGATTTTGAGCAAATGACCAATCTAAGTAAATCTTTGCGTGATAAATTATCAGCCAATGCCTGCGTCATTCCGCCAAAAGTGATTCATCGTCAATATAGTGATGATGGTACGCGTAAATGGGTCTTTGAAGTCACTGGCGGTTCATTGGTCGAGACCGTACTAATTCCCGCAGATGATAGTAAATTAAACGGTCGTAAAACCTTGTGTATTTCTTCGCAAGTGGGCTGTGCGCTCGACTGTAGCTTTTGTAGTACGGGTAAGCAGGGCTTTGAGCGCGATTTGACAGCGGCTGAGATTCTTGGACAATTATGGGTGGCAAATGCCTCTTATATGACCGATGGAAATGATAGTTTAGAAAATGTTGACCATAGTTTATGGGAAAACAACGTCACCAACGTCGTCATGATGGGTATGGGCGAGCCGTTATTAAACTATCGTCCCGTTGTCAGCTCAATGGAATTGATGCTCAGTGACCATGCTTATGGTTTATCAAAGCGCCGCGTTACTTTATCGACTTCAGGTGTGGTGCCAAAAATGTATGAGTTGGCACAGGAGCTTGACGTGGCTTTAGCGATTTCATTGCACGCACCAAACGACGAGCTGCGTAATGAATTAGTGCCGATCAATAAAAAATATCCATTAGAGCAGCTCATGGCAGCAGCAAGAAATTACGTTTTTGAAGTCAATCCGCGCCACAAAAAACACGTGACTATTGAATATGTGATGCTAGATGGTGTCAATGATAGTAATGAGCATGCTGAGCAATTGGTCGCATTATTGGGCGATTTACCCAGTAAGATTAACTTGATACCGTTCAACCCGTTCCCACATGCAAACTATGATAAGTCGAGTAATAATCGTATTCATGCCTTCAGCAACATATTAAGTGAAGCAGGTTTTGTTTGTACCATACGTCAAACACGCGGTGATGATATTGATGCGGCATGTGGTCAATTGGTTGGGCAAGTGGCTGACAGAACGCGTCGTTCAGCCGCGTGGCAGCAAAGCATCAAGGATCGTGAAAGTGTTTAG
- the pilW gene encoding type IV pilus biogenesis/stability protein PilW — translation MMTSRNSCQFNYQKIFSQTYKRLSTANGLGAIDPIAMSKRTVLVTALVGLLLTGCQSTPTNDLTNIAAYQTSTRPNDNRNLDQQEIARVRTSLAAQYIRKNELDTAQRQLEKAFAADSRYAPAYDMMGVLLQQEGSRLNLEKADQYFKKAITLDKDFEQAHNNYGVYLSQMKRYREAAEQFEIAGSALGYEGRIGALENLGRTYLQLGDRSAAAKAFLRALDGNRNSIIAHIELVDLLLEQQRVPQAQRLYDETLILVQGQGISPRLLLQGIKLAAAQNNITTRQQLAQQLLSAYPLSDEAKQLKTWLNNPEAPWK, via the coding sequence ATGATGACTTCTAGAAATTCTTGTCAGTTCAATTATCAAAAAATATTTTCTCAGACTTATAAGCGATTGAGTACAGCGAATGGACTAGGGGCTATTGACCCAATAGCGATGTCGAAGCGTACGGTATTAGTGACAGCATTGGTAGGGTTGCTGCTCACTGGTTGTCAAAGCACGCCGACCAATGATTTGACAAACATCGCGGCTTATCAAACGTCTACGCGACCCAATGACAATCGTAACTTAGATCAACAAGAAATTGCTCGCGTGCGCACTTCACTTGCCGCACAATATATCCGCAAAAATGAGCTTGATACTGCTCAGCGCCAACTTGAAAAAGCCTTTGCTGCCGATAGCCGTTACGCGCCAGCCTATGATATGATGGGCGTTTTGCTGCAGCAAGAGGGCAGTCGACTCAATCTCGAAAAAGCCGATCAGTATTTTAAAAAAGCGATTACGCTTGATAAAGATTTTGAGCAAGCCCACAATAACTATGGCGTTTATTTGTCACAAATGAAGCGCTATCGTGAGGCGGCAGAGCAGTTTGAGATTGCGGGTTCAGCATTAGGTTACGAAGGTCGTATTGGTGCGCTAGAGAATCTAGGACGCACTTACTTACAGCTAGGTGATCGCAGTGCGGCTGCTAAAGCATTTTTACGGGCACTTGATGGCAATCGCAATAGTATTATTGCCCATATCGAGTTGGTCGATTTATTGCTTGAGCAGCAACGTGTTCCACAGGCTCAAAGGCTTTATGATGAAACGTTGATACTGGTGCAAGGGCAGGGCATTAGCCCGCGCTTGCTATTACAAGGTATCAAATTGGCCGCTGCACAAAATAACATAACGACGCGCCAGCAATTGGCACAGCAGCTTTTATCCGCTTATCCTTTAAGTGATGAAGCAAAACAACTTAAGACTTGGCTTAACAATCCAGAGGCACCATGGAAATGA
- a CDS encoding DUF4115 domain-containing protein, protein MTTPSLNTQSNAQGSFGAVLQQARKNKQISLDEVAAELFILKRHLQALENENFSEMPQAAFARGFAINYAKFLGLDPVKIATSFDAAYPTELKAKSVNNTDTPLRPMGTLQRDTHNRIRFNPLLIIAVIGVIILAIFLFRMVSNASKENAEQPVSTVEDVSAIEQAQGAAINTDEMGVGASGSALNLGGDASPASLDVKLTDTAVVSITDASGSSLMSGSQTSGDYKLSGTPPFNVQIDNVDNVSIMLNQEAVALNTYATDKQANFELAP, encoded by the coding sequence ATGACCACCCCATCATTAAACACTCAATCTAACGCTCAGGGATCATTTGGTGCCGTGTTGCAGCAAGCCCGTAAAAATAAGCAAATCAGCTTAGACGAGGTAGCTGCCGAGTTATTTATTTTAAAGCGTCATTTGCAAGCGCTTGAAAATGAAAATTTTTCGGAGATGCCGCAAGCTGCTTTTGCCCGTGGGTTTGCCATCAATTATGCTAAGTTTTTGGGTTTAGATCCTGTAAAAATAGCGACCAGCTTTGATGCTGCTTATCCTACGGAGCTGAAAGCCAAGTCAGTGAATAACACGGATACGCCACTGCGTCCAATGGGCACGTTGCAACGTGATACGCACAATCGAATTCGTTTTAACCCACTACTGATCATCGCCGTTATTGGTGTCATTATTTTAGCGATTTTCTTATTTCGCATGGTGAGTAATGCCAGTAAAGAGAATGCCGAGCAGCCAGTATCGACGGTCGAAGACGTCTCAGCGATAGAGCAAGCGCAAGGGGCGGCAATCAATACTGATGAGATGGGCGTTGGTGCCTCTGGCTCTGCTCTAAACTTGGGCGGCGATGCAAGTCCAGCGTCTTTAGATGTCAAACTGACGGATACCGCCGTCGTGAGTATTACTGATGCCTCTGGTAGTAGTTTAATGAGTGGCTCGCAGACATCTGGGGATTATAAACTGTCAGGTACGCCGCCGTTTAATGTACAAATTGATAATGTTGATAATGTCAGCATAATGCTTAACCAAGAAGCGGTTGCGCTAAATACTTATGCAACGGATAAGCAAGCCAATTTTGAGTTAGCGCCTTAA
- the ispG gene encoding flavodoxin-dependent (E)-4-hydroxy-3-methylbut-2-enyl-diphosphate synthase: MSTSAPINRRLTKKIYVGDVAIGGDAPISVQSMTNTDTCDVAATVAQIERCVEAGADLMRVSTPTMDTVKAFGEIRKLVSVPLIADVHFDHKIALAVAEAGADCLRINPGNIGSDAKVREVVACAKYYNIPIRIGVNAGSLEKDIQRKYTEPTGAAMLESAMRHIDILERLNFDQYKVSVKASNVFLTLDAYRLISAQIDNPLHLGVTEAGVYRTGAVKSAIALGGLLLDGIGDTIRISLAAEPEEEIKIGFDILKSLNIRSNGVNFIACPSCSRQEFDVIRVMTALESRLEDIREPMNLSVIGCKVNGPGEAKEADIGIVGAAPRSLVYRMGEKSHLIDTDNLVDEIEGMVRAHAEDLAKKRENEIIRVK, from the coding sequence ATGTCAACGTCAGCGCCTATTAACCGTCGCCTTACCAAAAAAATATATGTCGGTGATGTCGCGATTGGTGGTGATGCGCCGATTAGTGTGCAGAGTATGACCAATACAGATACTTGCGATGTGGCAGCAACTGTCGCTCAAATCGAACGCTGCGTTGAAGCTGGTGCGGATTTGATGCGGGTGTCGACGCCAACGATGGATACGGTCAAAGCTTTTGGCGAAATTCGTAAGCTGGTCAGTGTGCCTTTGATTGCAGATGTGCATTTCGACCACAAAATTGCGTTAGCAGTTGCCGAAGCGGGGGCTGACTGTCTGCGTATTAATCCAGGTAACATCGGTAGCGATGCCAAAGTACGTGAAGTGGTCGCCTGTGCCAAATATTACAACATCCCTATTCGTATCGGTGTCAATGCAGGCTCGCTCGAAAAAGACATTCAGCGCAAATATACCGAGCCAACTGGCGCGGCGATGCTTGAATCAGCCATGCGCCATATCGATATATTAGAGCGTCTAAATTTTGATCAATATAAAGTATCGGTCAAAGCCAGTAATGTGTTTTTGACCTTGGATGCGTATCGCCTGATTTCTGCCCAAATTGATAATCCGCTGCATTTAGGCGTCACCGAGGCAGGCGTTTATCGTACGGGCGCGGTTAAATCTGCGATTGCACTTGGCGGTTTATTGTTAGATGGCATCGGTGATACCATTCGTATCTCACTGGCGGCAGAGCCTGAAGAAGAAATTAAAATCGGCTTTGATATTCTAAAATCGCTCAATATACGTTCTAATGGTGTCAACTTTATTGCGTGCCCAAGCTGCTCGCGCCAAGAGTTTGATGTGATTCGAGTTATGACGGCTTTAGAGTCGCGTTTAGAAGACATTCGTGAACCAATGAACCTGTCTGTGATCGGCTGTAAAGTAAATGGTCCTGGTGAAGCCAAAGAGGCCGATATTGGCATTGTTGGTGCTGCACCAAGATCCTTGGTATATCGTATGGGTGAAAAAAGCCATCTTATCGATACCGATAATTTGGTCGATGAAATCGAAGGCATGGTACGCGCACATGCCGAAGATTTGGCTAAAAAACGCGAGAATGAGATTATCCGCGTAAAATAA
- the hisS gene encoding histidine--tRNA ligase, giving the protein MIKAIKGFNDILPDQSAKWLHLEAILAEVLGRYGFEHIRLPIVEQTDLFARAIGGATDIVEKEMYSFTDKSEPPTPLALRPEGTAGAVRAVIEHNLLRGDTPKLWYIGPMFRYERPQKGRYRQFHQIGVESFGSALPDADAELIAMTHLMWQELGLKDEMRLELNSLGEIDERHAYREALVAYLTDKKDQLDEDSKRRLTTNPLRILDSKEASTQALLVDAPKLADFLGEESVAHFEQVQTYLTELGINFEINPHLVRGLDYYNKTVFEWVTDKLGSQATVCAGGRYDGLIGQLKSIGTDGNKPVKSEPAVGFAMGLERLLLLMEAVAPIADVPACDVFVVAHPEVYSAGIGYAQRLRYSRPDIRVKMASATSLKAQMKKADKSGAALTVIIAQQELDDNTLSVKDMQTGEQQTVATDWLSSKENFIRH; this is encoded by the coding sequence ATGATTAAAGCTATCAAAGGGTTCAATGATATTTTGCCTGATCAGTCCGCAAAATGGCTGCATTTAGAAGCGATATTGGCTGAAGTACTGGGCAGATACGGCTTTGAGCATATTCGCTTGCCAATCGTTGAGCAAACCGATTTGTTTGCGCGTGCCATTGGCGGCGCGACTGATATTGTCGAAAAAGAGATGTATAGCTTTACCGATAAATCTGAGCCACCAACGCCGTTAGCTCTACGCCCTGAAGGTACGGCAGGGGCGGTGCGTGCTGTGATTGAGCATAACTTGCTGCGCGGTGATACGCCAAAGTTATGGTATATCGGTCCAATGTTTCGCTATGAGCGTCCACAAAAAGGTCGTTATCGTCAATTTCATCAAATAGGTGTTGAAAGCTTTGGTAGTGCCTTACCAGACGCTGACGCTGAGCTGATCGCCATGACCCATCTGATGTGGCAAGAGCTGGGTCTAAAAGATGAGATGCGTTTAGAGCTAAACAGTCTGGGCGAAATTGATGAGCGTCATGCTTATCGCGAAGCATTGGTTGCTTATTTAACCGATAAAAAAGATCAGCTGGATGAAGACAGCAAGCGCCGCTTGACCACCAATCCGCTACGTATTTTAGACAGCAAAGAAGCAAGCACCCAAGCTCTATTGGTAGACGCGCCGAAGCTGGCTGACTTTTTAGGTGAAGAAAGCGTGGCGCATTTTGAGCAAGTACAAACGTATCTGACTGAGCTGGGTATTAATTTTGAGATCAATCCACACTTAGTACGCGGTCTTGATTATTATAACAAAACGGTTTTTGAGTGGGTGACCGACAAGCTTGGTAGCCAAGCGACTGTTTGTGCAGGCGGCCGTTATGATGGTTTGATTGGGCAACTAAAATCCATCGGTACTGATGGCAATAAGCCAGTAAAATCTGAGCCTGCTGTTGGATTTGCCATGGGGCTTGAGCGTTTATTACTGTTAATGGAAGCGGTTGCGCCGATTGCTGATGTTCCCGCTTGCGATGTTTTCGTGGTTGCGCATCCGGAAGTTTATAGTGCGGGTATTGGCTATGCCCAACGCCTACGCTATAGTCGCCCAGATATTCGGGTGAAAATGGCGAGTGCGACGAGCCTAAAAGCGCAAATGAAGAAAGCCGATAAGTCAGGTGCTGCATTGACCGTTATTATTGCGCAGCAAGAGCTGGATGATAATACCCTCAGCGTTAAAGACATGCAGACGGGCGAACAACAGACGGTTGCGACAGATTGGTTGTCGAGCAAAGAAAATTTTATCCGTCATTAA
- a CDS encoding tetratricopeptide repeat protein, whose amino-acid sequence MALTPNSPNADNSMQALKQYGSYIVTAILLALAAYFGWTYWQDNHARVDTVAADHYADIQRLNEEVSLASQNPDLEAEAQAALAQSRTQLNKDIDALVSKHGESVYAWQALMIKARQQVDNNEFAEASETLKKALAIDLGDAGLQAITRLRYATTLLAAGDTDAALAEANNDMPSSFEASQQELLGDIYLAQDNKDSAIKSYNNAWELLRNRQETRAVLALKMESLGIVPEPIDEPVSLIQESSSPAQPLVEENAAAEVAQ is encoded by the coding sequence ATGGCTCTGACACCCAATTCGCCGAATGCAGACAATTCAATGCAAGCGTTAAAGCAGTATGGTAGCTATATTGTCACTGCGATTTTGTTGGCACTGGCCGCTTATTTTGGTTGGACATATTGGCAGGACAACCATGCGCGCGTAGACACCGTTGCAGCAGATCATTATGCAGACATTCAGCGGTTGAATGAAGAAGTCAGTTTGGCCTCACAAAACCCTGATTTGGAAGCAGAAGCACAGGCAGCACTTGCCCAAAGTCGCACCCAGCTAAATAAAGATATTGATGCGCTAGTTAGCAAGCATGGTGAGTCGGTTTACGCTTGGCAAGCACTGATGATTAAAGCGCGTCAGCAAGTAGATAATAATGAATTTGCCGAGGCAAGTGAAACCCTCAAAAAAGCATTGGCTATTGACTTAGGTGATGCAGGTTTACAGGCAATTACTCGTTTGCGCTATGCGACAACGTTACTGGCGGCGGGCGATACGGATGCTGCATTAGCAGAAGCCAACAATGATATGCCAAGCTCATTTGAAGCCAGCCAACAAGAGTTGTTAGGGGATATTTATTTGGCACAAGACAATAAAGACTCAGCGATCAAGTCTTATAATAATGCTTGGGAGTTGTTACGCAACCGTCAAGAGACGCGTGCAGTATTGGCATTAAAGATGGAGAGTCTGGGCATCGTACCTGAGCCTATCGACGAACCAGTCAGTCTGATTCAAGAGTCAAGTAGTCCTGCACAGCCCTTAGTGGAAGAAAATGCTGCTGCCGAGGTTGCGCAATAA
- the bamB gene encoding outer membrane protein assembly factor BamB, producing MTQSIRSSKISKAKTIKSTVMYVAVLAAMSTAVIGCNRGIKPVVNDPVKLVQIAEPISVLQPVFSTDIGNKKASKKDPLDLQVGYVNGQIVTASRGGDLTGFNSAGERLWSINVGDQITGGVALDALSQTAIISTRGGQVMAFDSVTGAKRWQKQLSGSVLTPALITNNRVILSANDGFLHGLSLQTGQSVWQFATQVPAISVRGSAAPTLLDSKTALLATADGRLHAVTTDSGLPQWSRRVGVGTGSSEVERMSDVDGTPIVDKNQLFAISYSGQLLGIDLASRQVMFVNELASLKSLAVNNQQVIGTSLEGKVVAYNRSNGEVLWESEELAYRHLTNPVMIGNYIAVGDFDGMVHLFDPASGKIVSRVQTKGALSSLQVQGSRLMTQSTSGQVAIWQLAR from the coding sequence ATGACTCAATCTATTCGCTCTAGCAAGATATCAAAAGCTAAAACCATCAAATCGACGGTGATGTATGTGGCAGTATTGGCAGCGATGAGCACTGCGGTGATAGGGTGTAATCGTGGTATTAAACCCGTCGTCAATGATCCAGTCAAGCTGGTACAGATTGCTGAGCCTATCAGTGTGTTGCAACCGGTTTTTAGCACAGATATTGGCAATAAAAAAGCCAGTAAGAAAGATCCATTAGACTTGCAAGTAGGTTATGTCAATGGACAAATCGTCACTGCATCGCGCGGTGGGGACTTGACCGGCTTTAACAGTGCAGGCGAACGTTTATGGTCGATCAACGTTGGCGATCAAATCACGGGCGGCGTTGCTTTAGATGCTTTGAGCCAAACAGCGATTATTAGCACACGCGGTGGTCAAGTGATGGCATTTGATAGTGTGACTGGCGCAAAACGCTGGCAGAAGCAGTTATCAGGATCAGTATTGACACCCGCTTTAATTACCAATAACCGTGTCATTCTATCAGCGAACGATGGCTTTTTACATGGCTTGTCACTACAGACAGGTCAGTCAGTCTGGCAGTTTGCCACACAAGTTCCAGCCATCAGTGTGCGCGGTAGTGCGGCGCCAACATTGTTGGACAGCAAAACAGCATTATTAGCGACTGCTGATGGTCGTTTACATGCGGTGACGACTGATAGTGGTTTACCGCAGTGGTCAAGACGTGTTGGCGTTGGCACTGGTAGTAGTGAAGTTGAGCGCATGAGTGATGTCGATGGTACGCCGATCGTCGATAAAAACCAGCTATTTGCCATCAGTTATAGTGGTCAGTTATTAGGTATTGATTTGGCTTCGCGTCAAGTCATGTTTGTCAACGAGCTTGCCAGCTTAAAGTCACTTGCTGTAAATAACCAGCAAGTGATTGGTACCAGCTTAGAGGGCAAAGTGGTTGCCTATAATCGCAGTAATGGTGAGGTTCTTTGGGAAAGTGAAGAGCTGGCTTATCGTCATTTAACCAATCCTGTAATGATTGGCAATTATATTGCCGTGGGTGATTTTGACGGCATGGTACACTTATTCGATCCAGCTAGCGGTAAAATCGTTAGCCGTGTACAAACTAAGGGTGCTTTGAGCAGCTTGCAAGTACAAGGCAGCCGTTTAATGACACAGAGCACATCAGGACAGGTTGCTATTTGGCAATTAGCTCGCTAA
- the der gene encoding ribosome biogenesis GTPase Der — translation MSIKPVVALIGRPNVGKSTLFNQFTKSRQALVADLSGLTRDRQYGDATYEDKSFIVVDTGGIGEADDGSGNIDDYMSEQSHTAIHEADIIVFVVDARAGMIGADAEIGKFLHTLGKPVYVVANKVDGAHDAAPAEFYALGLGEPYPMAASHGRGVGNLLEILTADMPEQENVVEPKGLKLAIIGRPNVGKSTLVNRLLGEDRVVVFDMPGTTRDSIYIPYTREGKDYVLIDTAGVRRRGRIDEKVEKFSVIKTLQAIEDSNVTVIVIDAHEGIVDQDLHMIGYALDAGRALVVAINKWDGLTADQKNYIKIEMDRRFNFIPYVKVHLISALHGTGVGNLYPSILRAYKSSMFEVSTNRLTQILQDAVTANPPPTVAGRRIKLRFAHIGGHNPPVIVIHGNQTSALPKSYQRYLENQFRQVFKLEGTPLNVVLKQNDNPYANKSDTPTKAKTQQLRQRERNRAQKFTTKDKQKFTNKDKKR, via the coding sequence ATGAGTATCAAGCCTGTGGTCGCCTTAATTGGTCGTCCAAACGTCGGTAAATCCACCTTATTTAATCAGTTCACAAAAAGTCGGCAGGCATTGGTTGCTGATTTGTCAGGACTGACTCGTGACCGTCAGTACGGTGATGCGACCTATGAAGACAAATCTTTTATCGTTGTAGACACTGGTGGTATTGGTGAGGCGGATGACGGTAGCGGCAACATTGATGATTATATGTCTGAGCAGTCGCATACGGCAATTCATGAAGCGGACATCATCGTATTTGTGGTGGATGCTCGTGCTGGTATGATCGGCGCAGATGCTGAGATTGGTAAGTTTTTACACACCCTTGGCAAACCAGTCTATGTGGTTGCCAATAAAGTCGATGGTGCTCACGACGCTGCACCTGCCGAATTTTATGCATTAGGATTGGGTGAGCCATATCCGATGGCGGCAAGTCATGGTCGCGGTGTCGGTAATTTGCTTGAAATATTGACGGCTGATATGCCTGAGCAAGAGAATGTTGTAGAGCCAAAAGGTTTGAAGCTAGCGATCATAGGTCGTCCAAACGTTGGTAAATCGACGCTAGTCAATCGTCTATTGGGTGAAGACCGAGTAGTGGTTTTTGATATGCCCGGTACCACACGTGACAGTATTTATATTCCTTATACACGTGAGGGTAAGGACTACGTCTTAATCGATACTGCTGGTGTACGCCGCCGCGGCAGAATTGATGAAAAAGTAGAGAAGTTCTCGGTCATTAAAACCCTGCAAGCAATCGAGGATTCTAACGTAACCGTTATTGTTATTGATGCGCATGAAGGTATCGTTGATCAAGACTTGCATATGATTGGCTATGCGCTTGATGCGGGTCGTGCTTTAGTTGTTGCGATTAATAAGTGGGATGGTCTGACTGCTGATCAGAAAAATTATATCAAGATTGAGATGGATCGCCGCTTTAACTTTATCCCTTATGTAAAAGTGCATCTAATCTCAGCCTTACATGGCACTGGTGTGGGTAATCTATACCCGTCTATCTTGCGTGCTTATAAATCTTCGATGTTTGAAGTATCAACCAATCGTTTGACTCAGATTCTGCAAGATGCGGTGACAGCCAATCCACCACCAACGGTTGCTGGTCGCCGTATTAAACTGCGCTTCGCTCACATCGGTGGTCACAATCCGCCTGTCATTGTCATTCATGGTAACCAAACCAGTGCGCTACCTAAGAGCTATCAGCGCTATCTGGAGAACCAATTCCGTCAAGTATTTAAGCTCGAAGGCACGCCGCTCAACGTTGTTCTTAAACAAAATGACAACCCATATGCCAACAAGAGCGATACACCAACCAAAGCGAAGACGCAACAGTTGCGCCAACGCGAGCGTAATCGGGCACAGAAATTTACTACCAAAGATAAGCAGAAATTCACCAATAAAGATAAAAAGCGTTAA